The Medicago truncatula cultivar Jemalong A17 chromosome 4, MtrunA17r5.0-ANR, whole genome shotgun sequence genome includes a region encoding these proteins:
- the LOC11441176 gene encoding NADH dehydrogenase [ubiquinone] 1 beta subcomplex subunit 2, producing the protein MGGGHGHGHGGTTYKGVTIHQPKRWHTVTGKGLCAVMWFWVMYRAKQDAPVVLGWRHPWEGHGDHGDEH; encoded by the exons ATGGGTGGAGGACATGGACATGGACATGGCGGAACAACCTACAAAGGCGTAACTATTCATCAACCTAAGCGTTGGCACACTGTCACCGGCAAAGGCTTGTGTGCTGTCATGTG GTTTTGGGTCATGTACAGGGCAAAACAAGATGCTCCTGTAGTATTG GGCTGGAGGCATCCTTGGGAGGGTCATGGTGATCATGGAGACGAGCATTAA